In Halorientalis sp. LT38, a genomic segment contains:
- a CDS encoding DUF7123 family protein — MADFSEEEQRILEHLRDQVGGDEAYVRARNIAESIGLSAKQVGARLPRLAEKSDDVDIEKWGRARSTTWRVTRS, encoded by the coding sequence ATGGCCGATTTCAGCGAAGAGGAACAGCGTATCCTGGAGCACCTCCGCGACCAGGTCGGTGGGGACGAAGCCTACGTCCGGGCCCGAAATATCGCCGAGAGCATCGGCCTCTCGGCCAAGCAGGTCGGCGCGCGCCTCCCGCGGCTGGCCGAGAAGTCCGACGACGTCGACATCGAGAAGTGGGGCCGCGCCCGCTCGACGACCTGGCGCGTCACCCGAAGTTGA
- a CDS encoding DUF2110 family protein, protein MVVLATKCYVGGDARDRALDGLGSLIENAIGDLDVTYDVGLRDDQFPSVTVEGDDAVVARNLLREEWGAITQEFEAGETYVGTLESWDDEGFVLDAGREVRIPAAEIGLGQGTPEQIRTRFGLVQHLPLRFVWDEPARLADEEIDRLYDWTRGTGRVNVNSATRAEVRATVNRAGHAQDIVTVERLGLLEQSVVCREGTDPPGLLASIGKHLPSEILAVVP, encoded by the coding sequence ATGGTCGTCCTCGCAACCAAGTGCTACGTCGGCGGCGACGCCCGCGACAGGGCCCTCGACGGCCTGGGCTCGCTGATCGAGAACGCGATCGGCGACCTCGACGTGACCTACGACGTGGGCCTGCGCGACGACCAGTTCCCCTCCGTCACCGTCGAGGGCGACGACGCCGTCGTCGCCCGCAACCTCCTCCGCGAGGAGTGGGGCGCCATCACCCAGGAGTTCGAGGCCGGTGAGACGTACGTCGGGACCCTCGAATCGTGGGACGACGAGGGATTCGTCCTCGACGCCGGACGAGAGGTCCGGATCCCTGCCGCCGAGATCGGACTGGGGCAGGGGACGCCGGAACAGATCCGCACGCGCTTCGGGCTGGTCCAGCACCTCCCCCTCCGGTTCGTCTGGGACGAACCGGCTCGCCTGGCCGACGAGGAGATCGACCGGCTCTACGACTGGACCCGCGGCACGGGTCGGGTCAACGTCAACAGCGCGACCCGCGCGGAAGTGCGGGCCACGGTCAACCGCGCCGGCCACGCCCAGGACATCGTCACCGTCGAGCGACTGGGCCTGCTCGAACAGTCGGTCGTCTGCCGTGAGGGGACCGACCCGCCGGGCCTGCTCGCCAGCATCGGCAAGCACCTGCCCTCCGAGATCCTCGCCGTCGTTCCATGA
- a CDS encoding transcription factor: MAFEELLEDPVIQKYLHELVGPKGMPVAAAPPDGEVTDEELAEELGLELNDVRRALFILYENDLATYRRLRDEDSGWLTYLWTFQYDKIPEKLEEEMYRLLDALESREQYEHDNEFYLCEVCGIRFEFGEAMDFGFECPECGSPVDAMENTALVQAMEERIAALRDELNVEAQETEA, from the coding sequence ATGGCTTTTGAGGAACTCCTGGAGGACCCGGTCATACAGAAGTACCTCCACGAACTGGTGGGCCCGAAGGGGATGCCCGTCGCGGCCGCACCGCCGGACGGCGAGGTGACGGACGAGGAACTCGCCGAGGAGCTCGGACTCGAGCTCAACGACGTTCGCCGCGCGCTGTTCATCCTCTACGAGAACGATCTGGCGACGTACCGGCGACTCCGCGACGAGGACTCGGGGTGGCTGACCTACCTCTGGACGTTCCAGTACGACAAGATCCCCGAGAAGCTCGAAGAGGAGATGTACCGGCTGCTCGACGCGCTCGAATCGCGCGAGCAGTACGAGCACGACAACGAGTTCTACCTCTGTGAGGTCTGCGGCATCCGCTTCGAGTTTGGCGAGGCGATGGACTTCGGCTTCGAGTGTCCCGAATGTGGCTCGCCCGTCGACGCGATGGAGAACACGGCGCTGGTCCAGGCGATGGAGGAGCGCATCGCCGCCCTCCGTGACGAACTGAACGTCGAAGCCCAAGAGACCGAGGCCTGA
- a CDS encoding LEA type 2 family protein has translation MNTERVRGALLGSKTRVAGTVTGGLALAVAAAFLLGVIGAPGVAAVENRFAGVNDETTTVETDMVVSNPNPVGVSLGDTSVNYTVFMNDVAMASGDKEGLTVGTGNSTLEFSTQMRNDRIPPWWHSHVENGERTEVRIDARVRSGLLGGREIRVPQRRTIETNMIGQFNSTETRPIEAGRSFPSDPILIVNETSGVWDREDLTRERTPIRLTFDTYNPKEWPYAISEIGYTITMNGVQVGEGSSEDVATILPRSSQTLETTVAIRNQNLDEWWVTHLENDQVTDLEIEFYAVVDPSEEAGGVSGGLGSTLEQTGEFRVPLEPLDYRTTIETDIFGTKNATADGEGSAGDAQDDDGNGTADEDTTGTTEDGTAETTADDSAGTTEDDTTATTDDGTTPTATTTEESDGGGGLLG, from the coding sequence ATGAACACCGAACGGGTTCGTGGGGCGCTACTGGGGAGCAAGACGCGCGTCGCCGGCACGGTCACCGGCGGACTGGCCCTCGCGGTCGCGGCCGCCTTTCTGCTCGGTGTGATCGGCGCGCCCGGCGTCGCCGCCGTCGAGAATCGTTTCGCCGGCGTGAACGACGAGACGACGACCGTCGAGACGGACATGGTCGTCTCCAACCCCAACCCCGTCGGGGTCTCGCTGGGGGACACGTCGGTCAACTACACCGTCTTCATGAACGACGTGGCGATGGCCAGCGGGGACAAGGAGGGGCTCACAGTTGGAACGGGCAACTCCACGCTGGAGTTCAGCACGCAGATGCGTAACGACCGGATCCCGCCGTGGTGGCACTCCCACGTGGAAAACGGCGAGCGGACGGAGGTGCGGATCGACGCCCGCGTCCGGTCGGGGCTGCTCGGTGGCCGCGAGATCCGGGTGCCCCAGCGCCGGACCATCGAGACGAACATGATCGGCCAGTTCAACTCCACGGAGACGCGGCCGATCGAGGCCGGTCGGTCCTTCCCCTCGGATCCGATCCTGATCGTCAACGAGACCAGTGGTGTCTGGGACCGGGAAGACCTGACCCGCGAGCGGACGCCCATTCGCCTCACCTTCGACACGTACAACCCCAAGGAGTGGCCCTACGCGATCTCGGAGATCGGGTACACGATCACGATGAACGGCGTCCAGGTCGGCGAGGGCAGCAGCGAGGACGTCGCGACGATCCTGCCCAGGAGCAGCCAGACCCTCGAGACCACCGTCGCCATCCGGAACCAGAACCTCGACGAGTGGTGGGTCACCCATCTGGAAAACGATCAGGTCACCGACCTGGAGATCGAGTTCTACGCGGTCGTCGATCCGAGCGAGGAGGCCGGCGGCGTCTCCGGCGGCCTGGGCAGCACGCTCGAACAGACCGGCGAGTTCCGCGTTCCGCTCGAACCGCTGGACTACCGGACGACGATCGAGACGGACATCTTCGGCACCAAGAACGCGACCGCGGACGGTGAGGGGTCCGCTGGGGACGCGCAGGACGACGACGGGAACGGGACGGCAGACGAGGACACCACTGGGACGACTGAGGACGGTACCGCAGAGACGACCGCGGACGACAGTGCCGGGACGACCGAGGACGATACCACGGCGACGACCGACGACGGGACCACCCCGACCGCGACCACGACCGAGGAGAGCGACGGCGGTGGCGGCCTCCTCGGTTGA
- a CDS encoding phosphate uptake regulator PhoU, with the protein METRKVQRLGPSTLAMTLPAEWASEHDVEKGDEVSLRIGGKGTLTVMPESVQTEESEAIIYTEDLDAASVERAIVAQYVLGRRIIHVEAGEDGTLKSEHINAVYNAETQLMGLGVIEETPERIAIRCSVDPEDFTLDNLLERLESTGSTMRNEAVKALAHGNPDLAQRALNRERQANKIFVLLLRLIFTAYQNPNLARAVGLDTGFPLIGYRSIAKNLELTADNAEDIAEIVLETEGHTLNVESSTMRRIREFTDQVNEITEMAVAAAVERDYDKAIAVRELYAEIGNREQEILSDLPEMDNEELLRVREVLVSLQQTAQYAVRNAEIATNLALNEESVHTEIQ; encoded by the coding sequence ATGGAAACGCGGAAAGTTCAGCGGCTCGGTCCGTCCACCCTCGCGATGACGTTGCCCGCCGAGTGGGCGTCCGAACACGACGTCGAGAAGGGCGACGAGGTCTCCCTGCGCATCGGCGGCAAGGGAACGCTCACCGTGATGCCCGAGTCCGTCCAGACCGAAGAGTCCGAGGCGATCATCTACACCGAGGACCTCGACGCGGCCTCGGTCGAACGGGCCATCGTCGCCCAGTACGTCCTCGGCCGCCGGATCATCCACGTCGAGGCCGGCGAGGACGGTACCCTCAAGAGCGAGCACATAAACGCCGTCTACAACGCCGAGACACAGTTGATGGGCCTGGGCGTCATCGAGGAGACCCCCGAGCGCATCGCCATCCGATGTTCGGTCGACCCGGAGGACTTCACGCTGGACAACCTCCTGGAGCGACTCGAATCGACCGGCTCGACGATGCGGAACGAGGCCGTCAAGGCGCTGGCCCACGGCAACCCCGACCTCGCCCAGCGGGCGCTCAACCGGGAACGCCAGGCCAACAAGATCTTCGTCCTGCTCCTGCGCCTGATCTTCACGGCCTACCAGAACCCCAACCTCGCGCGAGCGGTGGGTCTGGACACCGGCTTCCCCCTGATCGGCTACCGGTCGATCGCGAAGAACCTCGAACTGACCGCCGACAACGCCGAGGACATCGCCGAGATCGTCCTCGAGACGGAGGGCCACACCCTCAACGTCGAGTCCTCGACTATGCGGCGCATCCGGGAGTTCACCGACCAGGTCAACGAGATCACCGAGATGGCCGTCGCCGCCGCCGTCGAGCGCGACTACGACAAGGCCATCGCCGTCCGCGAACTGTACGCCGAGATCGGCAACCGGGAACAGGAGATCCTGAGCGACCTGCCGGAGATGGACAACGAAGAGCTGCTCCGGGTGCGGGAAGTGCTGGTCAGTCTCCAGCAGACCGCCCAGTACGCCGTCCGGAACGCCGAGATCGCGACGAACCTGGCGCTCAACGAGGAGTCGGTCCACACCGAGATCCAGTGA
- a CDS encoding ATP-NAD kinase family protein, producing MGTIGVVVNPIAGMGGRVGLKGTDGKVDEARARGAEPRAPGRARAALDRIHELAPDTELLTYTDPMGAAEAREAGFEPTVVGEPEGTETSAADTRAAVDAFLDRDVDLVLFVGGDGTAVDVAERIEVREADTPMLGVPAGVKVYSSVFGVTPRAAGQIAATFEDTERAEVNDIDEDDYREGEVHTELRAVVSVPAAEQRQASKQLGGGTVESLASGFAREVRDGVTYVLGPGSTVGAIKSELGFEGSPLGVDVWRDGELLVEDGSESEILDALGEENVVVVSPIGGQGFVFGRGNQQLSPAVLRRCEIEVVASKPKLDDIGQLRVDTGDPELDEELRGWLQVRVGSYERRLMRVV from the coding sequence ATGGGAACGATCGGGGTCGTCGTCAACCCCATCGCCGGGATGGGCGGACGCGTCGGACTGAAGGGGACGGACGGGAAAGTCGACGAGGCGCGCGCCCGCGGCGCAGAGCCGCGCGCACCCGGCCGCGCTCGCGCCGCCCTGGACCGGATCCACGAACTCGCACCCGACACCGAGCTCCTCACCTACACCGATCCGATGGGCGCGGCCGAGGCACGCGAGGCGGGCTTCGAGCCGACCGTCGTGGGCGAACCCGAGGGGACGGAGACCTCGGCCGCCGACACGCGGGCCGCCGTCGACGCCTTCCTCGACCGCGACGTCGATCTGGTCCTCTTCGTCGGCGGCGACGGGACCGCCGTGGACGTCGCCGAGCGGATCGAGGTCCGGGAGGCCGACACGCCGATGCTGGGCGTCCCGGCCGGAGTCAAGGTGTACTCCTCGGTGTTCGGGGTGACGCCGCGGGCCGCCGGGCAGATCGCCGCGACCTTCGAGGACACGGAGCGCGCGGAGGTCAACGACATCGACGAGGACGACTACCGCGAGGGCGAGGTCCACACCGAACTGCGCGCGGTCGTGAGTGTGCCGGCGGCGGAACAGCGCCAGGCGAGCAAGCAACTCGGCGGGGGCACCGTCGAGAGCCTGGCGTCGGGATTCGCCCGCGAAGTCCGCGACGGCGTTACCTACGTCCTCGGTCCGGGCAGCACCGTCGGGGCGATCAAGTCCGAACTCGGGTTCGAGGGGTCGCCCCTGGGCGTGGACGTCTGGCGCGACGGCGAACTGCTGGTCGAAGACGGCAGCGAGTCCGAGATCCTCGACGCGCTCGGCGAGGAGAACGTCGTGGTCGTCTCGCCCATCGGCGGCCAGGGGTTCGTGTTCGGCCGCGGGAACCAGCAACTCTCGCCGGCGGTGCTCCGGCGCTGTGAGATCGAGGTGGTCGCCTCGAAACCCAAACTGGACGACATCGGCCAGCTCCGGGTCGATACCGGCGATCCCGAACTGGACGAGGAGCTACGGGGCTGGCTCCAGGTCAGGGTCGGCAGTTACGAGCGGCGGCTGATGCGTGTGGTTTAG
- a CDS encoding RIO1 family regulatory kinase/ATPase translates to MAIRRLLRGQLSDEAVESVVEAVAERYDLPADRVTFLEADNWLSTPLVVDEQFFVKVVTERHTLLHGLLTAGRNLGAFSSGSEGFFEHFDSPVEMAEHELAATERMRDLGLSAPEPIEAFEVDGFGVLVLEYLPDFQSLDQLDPETVGTHAPALFAALATMHENGLVHGDLRAENVLVANDELYFIDATNVRGDGLADGRAYDLACALGALAPHVGARAAVEAALTAYSAEELLEARDFLDFVNIRPDHSFDAAAVKGEIEKEAT, encoded by the coding sequence ATGGCAATCCGCCGACTGCTCCGTGGGCAACTCTCCGACGAGGCGGTCGAGTCCGTGGTCGAGGCGGTCGCGGAGCGGTACGACCTGCCGGCCGACCGGGTCACCTTCCTCGAGGCCGACAACTGGCTGTCGACCCCGCTGGTCGTCGACGAACAGTTCTTCGTGAAGGTCGTCACCGAGCGGCACACGCTCCTACACGGGCTCCTGACGGCGGGACGCAACCTCGGCGCCTTCTCCAGTGGGTCCGAGGGGTTCTTCGAGCACTTCGACTCCCCGGTGGAGATGGCCGAGCACGAACTGGCCGCGACCGAGCGGATGCGTGACCTCGGCCTCTCCGCGCCGGAGCCGATCGAGGCGTTCGAGGTCGACGGCTTCGGGGTCCTCGTCCTCGAGTACCTGCCAGACTTCCAGAGTCTGGACCAGCTCGACCCCGAGACGGTCGGGACCCACGCGCCGGCGCTGTTCGCGGCGCTCGCGACGATGCACGAGAACGGGCTGGTCCACGGCGACCTCCGCGCGGAGAACGTCCTGGTCGCGAACGACGAGCTGTACTTCATCGACGCGACGAACGTGCGCGGGGACGGACTCGCGGACGGGCGCGCCTACGACCTCGCCTGTGCGCTCGGGGCGCTGGCGCCACACGTCGGGGCGCGGGCGGCGGTCGAGGCGGCACTGACCGCCTACTCCGCCGAGGAGTTGCTGGAAGCCAGAGACTTCCTCGACTTCGTCAACATCCGGCCGGACCACAGCTTCGACGCCGCGGCCGTAAAAGGGGAGATCGAGAAGGAGGCGACCTGA
- a CDS encoding DUF7528 family protein, whose amino-acid sequence MGVTAVGDRIRVDVGGETVALTREQATELRGAIDDALTERREFLHTAGEYRDDGAYVVSRRSADSAGNSKVFDSFDQVRRLYERLPSEFTADAVSRTGITGSRRHMLVRHYAEHPAFDCAIARRSPLTVSKRTGDGDEATAD is encoded by the coding sequence GTGGGTGTCACGGCAGTGGGGGATCGGATCCGGGTGGACGTCGGGGGAGAGACCGTCGCGTTGACCCGCGAACAGGCGACCGAACTCAGGGGGGCGATCGACGACGCGCTGACCGAGCGGCGGGAGTTCCTGCACACCGCAGGGGAGTACCGCGACGACGGCGCGTACGTGGTCTCGCGCCGGAGTGCCGACTCGGCCGGCAACAGCAAGGTGTTCGACAGCTTCGATCAGGTGCGCCGGCTCTACGAGCGGCTTCCGAGCGAGTTCACGGCCGACGCGGTCAGTCGGACGGGCATCACCGGTTCGCGCCGGCACATGCTCGTGCGCCACTACGCGGAACATCCGGCCTTCGACTGCGCCATCGCGCGCAGGAGTCCGCTGACGGTCAGCAAACGGACCGGCGACGGCGACGAAGCGACCGCGGACTGA
- a CDS encoding competence/damage-inducible protein A: MRVALVTVGDELLAGDTVNTNAAWLGSRLAERGATVERVTVVPDRIADIARVVNEYRAEYDAVIVTGGVGPTHDDVTIDGVAAAFGRDVTRSEEALAWLEEHGGYSREDLTEGTADIPAGAEMLPNREGVAPGCVIDGVYVLPGVPAEMKAMFEDVADRFTGQRRHVATVEADEPESALLDRVRDVRERFDVQVGSYPGDTVTIKLQHTDEGTVREAAEWLRERVESPETA, from the coding sequence ATGCGCGTCGCGCTGGTCACCGTGGGCGACGAGTTGCTCGCGGGTGACACGGTCAACACGAACGCCGCCTGGCTCGGCAGCCGCCTCGCCGAGCGCGGCGCGACCGTCGAGCGCGTGACGGTCGTGCCCGACCGGATCGCCGACATCGCCCGCGTGGTCAACGAGTACCGCGCCGAGTACGACGCGGTGATCGTCACCGGCGGGGTCGGCCCCACCCACGACGACGTGACGATCGACGGCGTCGCCGCCGCCTTCGGCCGCGACGTGACCCGGAGCGAGGAGGCGCTGGCGTGGCTCGAAGAACACGGCGGTTACTCCCGCGAGGACCTCACCGAGGGGACCGCGGACATCCCCGCCGGCGCGGAGATGCTCCCGAACCGCGAGGGCGTGGCTCCCGGCTGCGTGATCGACGGCGTCTACGTGCTGCCCGGCGTCCCGGCGGAGATGAAGGCGATGTTCGAGGACGTCGCGGATCGGTTCACGGGGCAGCGCCGCCACGTCGCGACCGTCGAGGCGGACGAGCCAGAAAGCGCCCTGCTCGACCGCGTCCGGGACGTCCGCGAGCGATTCGACGTCCAGGTCGGGAGCTACCCGGGCGATACGGTGACGATCAAGTTACAGCACACCGACGAGGGGACGGTCCGCGAGGCGGCCGAGTGGCTGCGCGAGCGAGTCGAATCGCCGGAGACCGCCTGA
- a CDS encoding CoxG family protein produces MTVRVERTFELPAEREAVWSFIADPEKRARPISVVDDFEKTGERTATWYVELPIPVVNKRIAVETEEISFEPPEYVEFVGRSKVMRVVGEHRLEEFDGGTRVINRFTVDGKLPGVERFFKRNMDQQLKNIEAAIREDLGLEA; encoded by the coding sequence ATGACCGTCCGGGTCGAGCGAACGTTCGAGTTGCCTGCCGAACGGGAAGCCGTGTGGTCGTTCATCGCCGACCCGGAGAAGCGGGCCCGTCCGATCAGCGTCGTCGACGACTTCGAGAAGACCGGTGAGCGCACCGCGACGTGGTACGTCGAGTTGCCCATCCCGGTCGTGAACAAGCGGATCGCCGTCGAGACCGAGGAGATCTCCTTCGAGCCGCCCGAGTACGTCGAGTTCGTCGGCCGCTCGAAGGTGATGCGCGTCGTCGGCGAGCACCGCCTCGAGGAGTTCGACGGGGGCACCAGAGTGATCAACCGCTTCACCGTCGACGGGAAGCTCCCCGGCGTCGAGCGCTTCTTCAAGCGCAACATGGACCAGCAACTGAAGAACATCGAGGCGGCCATCCGCGAGGACCTGGGGCTCGAAGCGTGA
- a CDS encoding DUF5803 family protein encodes MKRRRALGLVALVALVALSGCSVLGPGEPDAESLGKNVTYDWSSDANASIDVNDTRYTVVLRVEDRQHVELYQRDALGTEHPLEIEGLKFRYANGTVRNLTAEDVELTRRRANVTVAEENVTGQIAFASPHNGKSFAMPTFVKGTYEMTLPDRARVDVPILAQVSPGDYETRMTDGRVTIAWDDVETRSLSVRWYLDRDLWLFGGLLAIALLLGGGGAIYYLRQIRALEDRREEVGLDVDTGDDVGDDGPPPGMR; translated from the coding sequence ATGAAGCGACGCCGCGCCCTCGGACTGGTCGCGCTCGTCGCCCTCGTGGCGCTGTCGGGCTGTTCGGTACTGGGGCCCGGCGAACCGGACGCCGAGTCGCTCGGGAAGAACGTCACCTACGACTGGTCGAGCGACGCCAACGCCTCGATCGACGTCAACGACACGCGCTACACCGTCGTCCTCCGCGTCGAGGACCGGCAGCACGTCGAACTCTACCAGCGCGACGCGCTGGGGACCGAACACCCCCTGGAGATCGAGGGGCTGAAGTTCCGGTACGCGAACGGGACCGTCCGAAATCTCACCGCCGAGGACGTCGAGCTGACCCGCCGGCGCGCGAACGTCACCGTCGCCGAGGAGAACGTCACCGGTCAGATCGCCTTCGCCTCGCCGCACAACGGCAAGAGCTTCGCGATGCCGACGTTCGTGAAGGGGACCTACGAGATGACGCTGCCCGATCGGGCCCGCGTCGACGTCCCGATCCTGGCACAGGTCAGCCCCGGCGACTACGAGACGCGCATGACCGACGGCCGGGTCACCATTGCCTGGGACGACGTCGAGACGCGGTCGCTGTCGGTCCGGTGGTACCTCGACCGCGACCTCTGGCTGTTCGGCGGCCTGCTCGCGATCGCGCTCCTGCTGGGTGGCGGCGGCGCGATCTACTACCTCCGGCAGATCCGGGCGCTCGAAGACCGGCGCGAGGAGGTCGGCCTCGACGTGGACACCGGGGACGACGTGGGCGACGACGGGCCCCCGCCGGGGATGCGGTAG
- a CDS encoding NAD-dependent epimerase/dehydratase family protein, with product MDLTGKSLLVTGGAGFVGSHLCDRLAADNDVRAVDDLSNGDRSWVPDDVEFVEGDLTDPAVAADVITPDLDGVFHFAADRTVDTDDPRAQYELNGDLTLTVLERMREVGVDNVAFTSSSTVYGEAPRPTPEDFAPMEPISAYGASKLSEESLISVYAKSYGIQAWVYRFANIVGPRLQKGAVIPDFIHKLRETPETLEILGDGRQEKSYMHVDSCVDAMCHVVEHADDDLNVYNLGTRTTTSVTTIADIVADAMDLDPEYEFTGGDRGWVGDVPRMRLSIEKLSALGWEPSQSSDDAVRQAARELVQEH from the coding sequence ATGGACCTGACTGGGAAGTCCCTCCTCGTGACGGGTGGTGCGGGGTTCGTGGGCTCACACCTCTGTGACCGACTCGCGGCTGACAACGACGTGCGGGCGGTCGACGACCTCTCGAACGGCGACCGCTCGTGGGTGCCCGACGACGTCGAGTTCGTCGAGGGCGACCTGACCGACCCGGCGGTCGCCGCCGACGTCATCACACCCGATCTGGACGGTGTGTTCCACTTCGCGGCCGATCGTACAGTGGACACCGACGACCCGCGCGCGCAGTACGAACTCAACGGCGACCTGACGCTCACGGTCCTCGAACGGATGCGCGAGGTCGGCGTCGACAACGTCGCCTTCACCTCCTCCTCGACGGTGTACGGGGAAGCGCCCCGACCGACGCCGGAGGATTTCGCGCCGATGGAACCCATTTCGGCGTACGGCGCGAGCAAACTCTCCGAGGAGTCGCTCATCTCGGTCTACGCCAAGAGCTACGGGATCCAGGCGTGGGTCTACCGCTTCGCCAACATCGTCGGCCCGCGCCTCCAGAAAGGAGCCGTGATCCCCGACTTCATCCACAAACTCCGGGAGACCCCCGAAACCCTGGAGATCCTCGGCGACGGCCGCCAGGAGAAGTCGTACATGCACGTCGATTCCTGCGTCGACGCGATGTGCCACGTCGTCGAACACGCCGACGACGACCTCAACGTCTACAACCTCGGGACGCGGACCACGACGTCGGTGACCACCATCGCCGACATCGTCGCCGACGCGATGGACCTCGACCCCGAGTACGAGTTCACCGGCGGCGACCGCGGCTGGGTCGGTGACGTCCCGCGGATGCGCCTGTCCATCGAGAAACTGTCGGCGCTGGGCTGGGAACCGAGCCAGTCCAGCGACGACGCCGTCCGCCAGGCCGCCCGCGAACTCGTCCAGGAGCACTGA
- a CDS encoding tRNA (cytidine(56)-2'-O)-methyltransferase, giving the protein MQGDPEVAVLRLGHRPGRDERITTHVGLTARALGADRVILAGDAAGRADTVADITDRFGGPFETETVDSWRPVLRDFEGSIVHLTMYGLEVQEVEAEIRETHREGRDPLLVVVGAEKVPFDVYEKADWNVAVTNQPHSEIASLAVFLDRLFEGRELDREWEDAEKVVVPQAVGKRMEAADEE; this is encoded by the coding sequence ATGCAGGGAGACCCCGAGGTCGCGGTGCTCAGACTCGGTCACCGGCCGGGCCGGGACGAGCGGATCACGACCCACGTCGGACTGACCGCGCGGGCGCTTGGGGCCGACCGCGTGATCCTCGCCGGTGACGCCGCCGGCCGGGCCGACACCGTCGCCGACATCACAGACCGGTTCGGCGGTCCCTTCGAGACCGAGACCGTCGACTCCTGGCGACCCGTCCTCCGGGATTTCGAGGGGTCGATCGTCCACCTCACGATGTACGGGCTGGAGGTTCAGGAGGTCGAGGCCGAGATCCGGGAGACTCATCGCGAGGGCCGCGACCCGCTGTTGGTCGTCGTCGGCGCGGAGAAGGTCCCCTTCGACGTCTACGAGAAGGCCGACTGGAACGTGGCAGTGACCAACCAGCCCCACTCCGAGATCGCCTCGCTGGCCGTCTTCCTCGACCGACTGTTCGAGGGGCGGGAACTCGACCGGGAGTGGGAAGACGCGGAGAAGGTCGTCGTCCCGCAGGCGGTCGGCAAGCGGATGGAGGCGGCAGACGAGGAGTGA
- a CDS encoding nitrilase-related carbon-nitrogen hydrolase — translation MRVALAQLEIEAGEVTDNVDRAVAAVERAADAGADLVALPELFTVGFFSFDLYAREAEPVGGETHQRLAAAAREHGVGVLAGTIVEDLEATAAQTDLSVPSPEGLANTAVFFDRDGERRAVYRKHHLFGYESAESDLLVPGGRVPVVDFEGFSVGITTCYDLRFPELYRDLVDDGATLVLVPSAWPYPRVEHWELLPRARAVENLTYVATINGSGAFEDASLLGRSTVYDPWGTVLASSDDDPALVTADLDPGKVDAVRAEFPALSDRRHG, via the coding sequence GTGAGGGTCGCGCTGGCCCAGCTCGAGATCGAAGCCGGCGAGGTCACCGACAACGTCGACCGCGCCGTCGCGGCCGTCGAACGGGCCGCCGACGCGGGCGCCGACCTCGTCGCCCTCCCCGAACTCTTCACCGTCGGCTTCTTCTCGTTCGACCTCTACGCCCGCGAGGCCGAACCGGTGGGGGGCGAGACACACCAGCGCCTCGCGGCAGCGGCACGGGAGCACGGCGTCGGCGTCCTCGCCGGGACAATCGTCGAGGACCTCGAAGCCACGGCCGCCCAGACCGACCTGTCCGTCCCGAGTCCGGAGGGACTGGCCAACACCGCCGTCTTCTTCGACCGGGACGGAGAGCGCCGCGCGGTCTACCGGAAACACCACCTGTTCGGCTACGAATCCGCCGAGAGCGACCTGCTGGTACCAGGCGGTCGAGTGCCAGTCGTCGACTTCGAGGGGTTCTCGGTCGGGATCACGACCTGCTACGACCTCCGGTTTCCGGAACTGTACCGCGACCTCGTGGACGACGGTGCGACGCTCGTCCTGGTTCCGAGCGCGTGGCCCTACCCCCGCGTCGAGCACTGGGAACTGCTGCCCCGCGCACGCGCCGTCGAGAACCTGACGTACGTGGCGACGATCAACGGGAGCGGGGCGTTCGAGGACGCGAGCCTGCTCGGGCGCTCGACCGTCTACGATCCCTGGGGCACGGTCCTGGCGAGTTCCGACGACGACCCGGCGCTGGTGACCGCCGACCTCGACCCCGGGAAGGTCGACGCGGTCCGGGCGGAGTTCCCGGCGCTTTCGGATCGGCGACACGGGTGA
- a CDS encoding DUF7525 family protein yields MTATGLESDKAIGLGLLFGALGVLGAVVMYVAAAQQLLAGWGFALAIVFGSLSIAAIHVFW; encoded by the coding sequence ATGACAGCAACCGGACTGGAGTCGGACAAGGCGATCGGCCTCGGACTGCTCTTCGGCGCGCTCGGCGTCCTCGGCGCCGTGGTGATGTACGTCGCGGCGGCCCAGCAGCTGCTGGCCGGGTGGGGCTTCGCCCTGGCGATCGTCTTCGGGTCGCTCTCGATCGCCGCGATCCACGTCTTCTGGTAG